The following proteins are encoded in a genomic region of Brachypodium distachyon strain Bd21 chromosome 1, Brachypodium_distachyon_v3.0, whole genome shotgun sequence:
- the LOC112271736 gene encoding uncharacterized protein LOC112271736: MALAMGSLSLKWFSRAPRFSACCRRYNNPDGGAMGILSAVKDPAAACLRVVGPVRSSAHGIMEATLPFLHSCRLCHLWIGAGPVYIYKGERGFCKPECRDEYIVQEERAKAIMPSTKTKTPTLDDGCIFFFTCTDSP; the protein is encoded by the exons ATGGCACTAGCGATGGGCAGCTTGTCCTTGAAGTGGTTCAGCAGAGCGCCACGGTTCTCtgcctgctgccgccgctacAACaacccggacggcggcgccatggggaTCCTCTCGGCGGTGAAGGATCCGGCTGCCGCGTGCCTGCGTGTCGTTGGGCCGGTCCGCTCCAGCGCCCATGGCATCATGGAGGCGACTCTACCGTTCCTCCACTCTTGCCGTCTCTGTCACCTCTGGATCGGCGCCGGCCCCGTCTACATCTACAA AGGTGAGAGGGGGTTCTGCAAGCCAGAGTGCCGGGACGAGTACATCGTCCAGGAGGAGAGGGCCAAGGCCATCATGCCATCAACGAAGACGAAGACCCCAACGCTGGACGACGgctgcatcttcttcttcacctgCACCGATAGCCCGTGa
- the LOC100840396 gene encoding DNA-directed RNA polymerases II, IV and V subunit 9A, which yields MSALKFCRHCNNMLYPREDKETRTLHYVCQSCEHQEVATDTCVYKRVLRKPADEPKDILKDAATDISSLPRTRSVKCYNCGYPEAAFFQAPSKGEADMVLYFICCSPTCSHRWRD from the exons ATGAGCGCCCTCAAGTTCTGCCGCCATTG CAACAATATGCTGTACCCGCGGGAGGACAAGGAAACGCGCACCCTCCACTACGTTTGCCAGTCCTGCGAGCATCAG GAGGTTGCCACTGATACGTGCGTGTACAAGAGGGTTCTCCGCAAACCTGCTGATGAACCTAAAGATATCCTAAAAGATGCAGCTACTGATATTTCTTCACTGCCTCGCACCAGAAGTGTTAAATGCTACAACTGCGGCTATCCAGAAGCTGCTTTTTTCCAG GCCCCATCGAAGGGAGAGGCAGACATGGTCCTGTACTTCATCTGCTGTAGCCCTACCTGTTCTCACAGGTGGAGGGACTGA